CTACCTCCTGAGGGGGCATACTAATAGAGGACACTGAAAAAATCTTTTTCAGTGTCCTCTTTACATGAAAAAAGCAAAGTATGAAAAAATTTCTTAATGAATCTTTTTGTTCAACTCCTACCTCGTGCTGTATAATAGAAGATGTAGAGAAGTAGATTCTAGGTTTTCTTAGCTAGGAGTTTTAACTAATGAGACGGTTTCTATTATATTTTTTACCCCTTCTTCTATGGATGGGATTAATCTTTTTTGCTTCTTCACAGCCATATGAAAGACAAGATTTGCAACCAGCCATGGATGAACATCTTAGTCTTGGTTGGATGGAAGCGATGTTTTCATATGTTTCATTTACATATTCGAACACAGAAGTGAGCATTGATAATCTAGGAGTTACAGGATTTTTTGAGTTTTTTATCCGTAAAGGTGCACATGTTTTTGCTTATTTTATCCTAGCTATCCTAGCTTACCGAGCCCTATACTCTATTAATCTTCCAAAGCCGTTTTTGTGGTCGTTTCTATTGGTTGTTTTTTATGCTATTACAGATGAAATTCACCAGGGGTTCACACCGAATCGTACTCCTTTAGTAGAAGACGTGGTGCTTGACTCAATTGGTGGATTGTTGGGTTTACTACTTATACGGTTGATATATCAAAAATATAAGAGAGAAAATTTTTCCGCAGACAAAACTAAATGAGGTGACTTAATGAAGAAGTATCTTTTACTGATGTTAACTGCACTTTTATTAATAGTTCCCTATTATGGGAGTATAGAGCATGTATCAGCTTCAAATGAGATAAAAGTGTATATTGATGGTGAACTACAGAGATATGACCAACCGCCGATTATTGTTGATGGGAGAACCCTTGTACCGATGCGAGGAATTTTTGAGAGATTAGGGGCTTCTGTTGATTATAG
The genomic region above belongs to Bacillus sp. FJAT-45350 and contains:
- a CDS encoding VanZ family protein, producing MRRFLLYFLPLLLWMGLIFFASSQPYERQDLQPAMDEHLSLGWMEAMFSYVSFTYSNTEVSIDNLGVTGFFEFFIRKGAHVFAYFILAILAYRALYSINLPKPFLWSFLLVVFYAITDEIHQGFTPNRTPLVEDVVLDSIGGLLGLLLIRLIYQKYKRENFSADKTK